One genomic region from Nymphaea colorata isolate Beijing-Zhang1983 chromosome 12, ASM883128v2, whole genome shotgun sequence encodes:
- the LOC116265282 gene encoding pEARLI1-like lipid transfer protein 1, with amino-acid sequence MASTSSRLVAVFLCLNILFFSCVSACASCRSKSPPATSSPPPPVPATSPPSSSKCPVNTLKLSVCANVLNGLVNAVIGEGSKQCCSLIKGLADLDAAVCLCLSIKASILGINLNVPVALSLLLNECGRVAPSGYQCY; translated from the coding sequence ATGGCTTCCACATCCAGCAGGCTGGTTGCAGTGTTTCTGTGCCTAAACATTCTCTTTTTCAGCTGTGTATCTGCATGTGCATCATGCAGATCAAAGTCTCCACCCGCCACCTCTTCACCGCCTCCCCCAGTTCCCGCAACCAGCCCCCCGTCGTCCAGCAAGTGCCCCGTGAACACCCTGAAGTTGTCAGTCTGCGCTAACGTGCTGAATGGCCTGGTGAACGCGGTCATCGGCGAGGGCAGCAAGCAGTGCTGCAGCCTCATCAAGGGCCTGGCCGACCTCGACGCAGCAGTTTGCCTCTGCCTTTCCATCAAGGCCAGCATTCTCGGCATCAACCTCAACGTTCCTGTCGCCCTCAGCTTGCTCCTCAACGAATGCGGCAGAGTGGCCCCTTCTGGCTATCAGTGTTATTAA